Below is a window of Microtus ochrogaster isolate Prairie Vole_2 chromosome 5, MicOch1.0, whole genome shotgun sequence DNA.
CATCCCACTTAAATCTGCCTCATGACTGGGTTGATCTATGCTTAGGAGCTAAACTGGGATTCATCCTTTAGAACCCTTTAATTTGAACTTTGGGTCCAGGcaaaggaaaacttttttttttttatcaactgtTTTGAAAAAGCTGTTCTATTTTTAATCCTATTTTAATTCAGTCTAAAACTTTTTTTGTGCTCTGCATGTATTATGGATCTTGCTGAGTTACAAGGTCCTTAATTTGTATCCCCAGGCATTTGTGGCATCGTCCTTGCTCAGATGTACTATTGGAGTTTGCAGATTTTACTTTCCTGGAGTCAGTCCCTCCACAGCATTTAGCTATTACTGATTATCTTTCTTCCTGATCACGTCCAGCTGTGGGTGGCCCTGGGTCAATGTATTGTATCTCTAGCCTCAGATATTGTTTGGAGAGTGTTTCAGCAACTAGCAATGACCAAGACtattcatgtttattttcctttttgaataAACACTTTAATAAAAACTTCAGGCCCACTTTTAGTGCTTGAAATAGACAACTCTGATCTTTAGGTATTCCTTACTGGATTATCAAGAATGTAAGTTCTAGCAAAAACCCAGAACTAGTGTTTTCATCTGTACCCAGACAGTTCATTTCTGTGTCTTCATGTCAGACCATATACAGAAACTTTGAGTATCATTAGATGATCAGAGGAAGAATCATGGCCTAGAGTGGCTGAGGTCCTCTTACACTGGGAAGTACTTAAAACAAGGTTCAAACTCATCATTTGCCAAATTCTTTAATAGTTGAGCTTAATAcccactaattaaaaaaaaaaacaccacagttTACAAGTCTTTTCAAAATGGCAATTACTACTTTGACAAAATTCACATTTCAGGTAGTTCCCCCAACCCCCCAAACTGCTGCATTTGAGAATGCCAGTTTAGAAATTTAAGTGGCGTATGGTACCTAATGGGACATAGGAAGGACCAGTGAAGTCCTTACCCTGTGTTCTGCAGGCTTTTCAAGTCAGTTGtatttaaaaggagagagaggaagaactaGGTTATCCTAAATACGATGGAAGGAGACAGGTAAAAAAGActtaagaaggagaaagagggaaaggaagcttCTTGGGCAGGACACCATTTGCAAGGTCACAACGGACACCCCACCGAAGGGCAGATCTTTTCTTCTCAGTTGGTACCAGGTAATTGTTTGGAACGTACACATGTTGAGGCTTGGACTGGGGTTCTGTTCTGGAAAGCATTTGTCCTCGGACATTCCAGCGTAGCTCCTTTCTATGATCTTCACCAGGAAACCGCATTGAATCCCAGTCCCTTTTGTATTCAAAATATCTGGCTACTCGGTCTATCTTGCCCCGGTTTCGGCTTAACTGATCCAGCCTGGGGAGAATAAAGGATTTGGGTCTGCTGGCAACAATCAAGTCTTGTTCATAAACAGGAGGGCCCATTTCTTCTCTTCGCAGATAGCAAATGAGCTGGTTTTCTTGTGAAATTCCTTGATATTCACGTGGTAGGTTAACTTGATATTCATGTGGTAGGTTAAGTTTCTGTGAAGCATCATTTGGGGATTCTGTGCCTTCTTGAAATTGTAGGTTCATCAGCTTGTGTCGTAAGTCCCAGAGATCCAAATCACTTTCTGTACCAGATTCGGACTCACTGATAACAGACTCATCTGTCACTAGTACTTCCCCATCTGGCTTTCTGCGCAGAACCTTTCTCTTCATCACTGGCTTTCTGCATTTTTGGGAAGCCTCTGAAAATGTTGATGAAGTGACGCGGCTTCTGATGTGTGGGCAGTGCAGCCGCACAGGCAGAGCAGGTCTCTTTCCTGGGGTCACTGAGGCTTTACTGTAGGGATCATactggctagcctgggcttctcTCCTAATATCTCCTTCGCCCTGCCCTGCACAGATATGTGTAAAAGCTGTAGCAGCA
It encodes the following:
- the Hyls1 gene encoding hydrolethalus syndrome protein 1 isoform X2, producing MEQLIGPGGQKWASMDPEERMLAAATAFTHICAGQGEGDIRREAQASQYDPYSKASVTPGKRPALPVRLHCPHIRSRVTSSTFSEASQKCRKPVMKRKVLRRKPDGEVLVTDESVISESESGTESDLDLWDLRHKLMNLQFQEGTESPNDASQKLNLPHEYQVNLPREYQGISQENQLICYLRREEMGPPVYEQDLIVASRPKSFILPRLDQLSRNRGKIDRVARYFEYKRDWDSMRFPGEDHRKELRWNVRGQMLSRTEPQSKPQHVYVPNNYLVPTEKKRSALRWGVRCDLANGVLPKKLPFPLSPS
- the Hyls1 gene encoding hydrolethalus syndrome protein 1 isoform X1, with the translated sequence MAEKRQPYNVEEAMEQLIGPGGQKWASMDPEERMLAAATAFTHICAGQGEGDIRREAQASQYDPYSKASVTPGKRPALPVRLHCPHIRSRVTSSTFSEASQKCRKPVMKRKVLRRKPDGEVLVTDESVISESESGTESDLDLWDLRHKLMNLQFQEGTESPNDASQKLNLPHEYQVNLPREYQGISQENQLICYLRREEMGPPVYEQDLIVASRPKSFILPRLDQLSRNRGKIDRVARYFEYKRDWDSMRFPGEDHRKELRWNVRGQMLSRTEPQSKPQHVYVPNNYLVPTEKKRSALRWGVRCDLANGVLPKKLPFPLSPS